A region of Candidatus Campbellbacteria bacterium DNA encodes the following proteins:
- a CDS encoding YraN family protein, translated as MVNNMFITSKEIGIIGENIACRYLTKKKYKIIERNYRKKCGEIDIIAEKDDIIYFFEVKTNELSNNYIRPEERITPKKLRKIKMTAELYQLEKKIEKDVGVRSISVLIDVEGKEAKVYMLKNIL; from the coding sequence ATGGTTAATAATATGTTTATAACAAGCAAAGAAATCGGGATTATAGGTGAAAATATCGCCTGTAGATATCTCACCAAAAAGAAGTATAAAATAATAGAGAGGAACTATAGAAAAAAATGCGGAGAGATAGACATAATCGCAGAGAAGGATGACATCATATATTTTTTTGAGGTGAAAACTAATGAATTATCAAATAACTATATCAGACCAGAGGAAAGAATCACCCCCAAAAAACTCAGAAAAATAAAAATGACCGCTGAACTTTATCAGCTTGAAAAAAAGATAGAAAAAGATGTGGGCGTAAGATCAATCTCTGTTCTGATAGATGTGGAAGGGAAGGAGGCAAAAGTGTATATGCTAAAAAATATTTTATGA
- a CDS encoding serpin family protein, translating into MNVKILVVILIVVAVAAGVFIVSQPSLKQTPQNPIVDISPTPEPTPTPTPTPTPDTTPEPTPDTNPDSPASPNDKSDESKTTTKDPKDGAKILIDNLVDANNQFALDIYSELIKQEKGNIFFSPYSIFVALAMVYEGTKGKTAEEIQKTFHFPKEDKTRRNSFATTHKRLNAKNAKYKLSIANALWVQKDYKLLKTYLDTVKKYYDGNATNLDFVGATEESRKTINSWVEKQTNDKIKNLFPEGSLDQLTRLVLTNAIYFKGSWDEQFDKSLTREEDFYVNADNVVQVKMMRKEEEELFKYTETDNAQIIELPYKGKDLSMLIFLPKEKDGITSLENSLSIQNINEWRKNLQTQEVYVYIPKFTFNARYSLNNTLSKLGMPTAFTPGAADLSGIDGSKNLYIGSVVHQAFVDVNEEGTEAAAATGVSVSLSGASPPPPIFRADHPFIFVIQENKEQNILFLGKVVNPAS; encoded by the coding sequence ATGAATGTAAAAATACTCGTAGTCATATTAATTGTAGTCGCTGTCGCAGCAGGTGTTTTTATTGTCTCCCAACCTTCACTCAAACAAACCCCACAAAATCCAATTGTAGACATATCACCTACGCCTGAACCAACCCCCACCCCAACCCCCACCCCAACCCCTGACACCACACCTGAACCAACCCCTGACACCAACCCTGACTCACCAGCTTCGCCAAATGACAAATCAGACGAAAGTAAAACAACAACAAAAGACCCAAAAGATGGGGCAAAAATTTTAATAGACAACTTAGTAGACGCTAACAATCAATTTGCACTTGATATATACTCCGAGCTCATCAAACAAGAGAAGGGAAATATATTTTTCTCACCATACAGCATCTTTGTTGCACTGGCAATGGTTTATGAAGGCACCAAAGGAAAAACTGCAGAAGAGATACAAAAGACTTTCCATTTCCCAAAAGAAGACAAAACAAGAAGAAATTCCTTTGCCACAACTCACAAACGATTGAATGCAAAAAATGCTAAATACAAACTAAGTATCGCCAACGCCCTATGGGTTCAAAAGGATTACAAGTTATTAAAAACCTATCTTGATACCGTCAAAAAATATTATGATGGAAATGCAACCAACCTTGACTTTGTTGGGGCTACAGAAGAATCAAGAAAAACAATAAATTCATGGGTTGAAAAACAGACAAACGACAAAATCAAAAATCTCTTTCCAGAAGGAAGCCTTGACCAACTTACTCGCCTTGTTTTGACTAATGCAATTTATTTCAAAGGCAGCTGGGACGAACAATTTGATAAGAGTTTGACAAGAGAAGAGGATTTTTATGTTAATGCTGATAATGTCGTTCAAGTAAAAATGATGAGAAAAGAAGAAGAAGAACTGTTTAAATATACAGAGACAGACAACGCACAAATCATAGAACTACCCTACAAAGGAAAAGATCTGTCAATGTTAATCTTTTTACCAAAAGAAAAAGACGGAATAACATCTTTGGAAAATTCATTATCTATCCAAAATATTAATGAGTGGAGGAAGAATCTGCAGACACAAGAGGTATATGTGTATATACCCAAGTTTACTTTTAACGCGCGATACTCACTTAACAACACTTTATCAAAATTAGGTATGCCAACCGCATTTACCCCTGGAGCAGCCGATTTGTCAGGCATTGATGGTTCAAAAAACCTTTATATCGGAAGCGTTGTTCACCAGGCATTTGTTGATGTAAATGAAGAAGGGACAGAAGCTGCCGCTGCTACTGGGGTGAGTGTGAGTCTTAGCGGAGCATCCCCACCGCCACCCATCTTTCGTGCCGACCACCCCTTCATTTTTGTAATTCAAGAGAATAAAGAACAAAACATTTTGTTTCTTGGCAAGGTGGTGAATCCTGCAAGTTAA
- a CDS encoding MFS transporter, which yields MIEKNLQSNIWKYTLFLITNKRVFLAILGAYYLTIPGVTPEGIGIILLIGSFSQVIFEIPSGYLSDKIGHKTALVLSRLFMLASTLFFLFANSIGFLILGGVFMSIGYAFFGGTGNAFMYETLQALKRENEYAKIMGKISSIGLMVPIIFIVLTPFLVSISFKAPFVVALVFNVIGIIAAALLVSPSVPQEKIKEIQVTKFKQVVKEGCRLNFFVFALFSGIIAGVVFGIEGFRAPYQVFLEVPVIWYGVLFGLGRMFASLLTAYSGKIRERVSLFGFYRFQLIFYTLLILTLGFISSWQVAVATFIVIDAVRWGLNRVDNSYLIDIIKTSKFKSTLLSIQAQIIQIIAAIASFGIGFTIERLSYQYGFIYLGLIFIVILLPLYLYIVSKHKSVNAALVQVK from the coding sequence ATGATAGAAAAAAATCTCCAATCAAATATTTGGAAATACACTCTTTTCTTAATCACAAACAAGAGGGTTTTTCTTGCGATTCTTGGTGCTTACTATTTAACAATCCCCGGTGTTACGCCAGAGGGTATTGGTATCATCTTGCTTATTGGAAGTTTTTCGCAAGTCATTTTTGAGATTCCAAGTGGGTATCTGTCTGACAAAATCGGACACAAGACAGCGCTCGTGTTGTCGCGGTTGTTTATGCTCGCATCTACACTCTTTTTCCTTTTTGCGAACAGTATTGGTTTTCTCATTCTTGGAGGTGTGTTTATGAGTATTGGATATGCCTTTTTTGGTGGAACTGGTAATGCTTTTATGTATGAGACACTGCAAGCTCTCAAAAGAGAAAATGAATATGCAAAAATTATGGGAAAGATAAGCTCAATTGGTTTGATGGTTCCTATCATATTCATAGTACTCACGCCCTTTCTTGTGAGCATCAGTTTCAAAGCGCCTTTTGTCGTAGCACTTGTGTTTAATGTTATCGGCATAATCGCTGCTGCGCTTTTGGTGTCTCCGTCTGTTCCACAAGAGAAGATAAAAGAAATTCAAGTTACGAAGTTCAAGCAAGTTGTTAAAGAAGGTTGTCGTTTAAACTTTTTTGTTTTCGCCTTGTTTTCTGGAATTATTGCTGGGGTTGTGTTTGGTATTGAGGGCTTTCGTGCTCCATACCAAGTATTTTTGGAAGTGCCTGTTATTTGGTATGGTGTACTTTTTGGTTTGGGAAGAATGTTTGCTTCATTATTGACTGCTTATAGCGGAAAGATCAGAGAAAGGGTGTCGCTTTTTGGGTTTTACAGATTTCAGCTGATTTTTTATACGCTTCTCATTCTAACTTTGGGCTTTATTTCATCGTGGCAAGTTGCAGTCGCAACATTTATTGTTATAGATGCAGTTCGGTGGGGGTTGAATAGGGTTGATAATAGCTACTTGATTGATATTATAAAAACAAGTAAATTCAAATCTACGCTGTTATCAATCCAAGCACAAATCATTCAAATTATCGCTGCGATAGCAAGTTTTGGTATCGGTTTCACAATTGAACGATTGTCGTATCAATACGGATTTATATACTTGGGATTGATTTTTATCGTAATACTACTTCCTCTGTATTTATACATAGTCAGTAAACACAAGTCAGTAAATGCTGCGTTGGTGCAAGTTAAATAA
- a CDS encoding restriction endonuclease: MSNEHSKKVPPFADFFNPIIKALKELGGSALRNEIENKVIEIMGITEKQVSYTYNNNDKSIVLDRIGWALFYLKKGKILKSGGRSIWELVKKDQKEIDDVKEFIKQINKESREKKKYLEEESIEITPQTIEEENFDEILLKKLKELTPLAFEKFCKKLLERTGVTNVEETSYSNDRGIDGTGVLKIQGLVSLRIAYQSKRYNEVTVASKTIRDFRGSLPSNVDKGIVITTGKFTSAARKEAISSEKSKIIDLIDGEELVNMMKEFKMGVETEDIKSIINIDDEYFKQFEEGKK; this comes from the coding sequence ATGTCAAATGAACACTCAAAAAAAGTCCCACCTTTTGCTGACTTTTTTAATCCAATAATAAAAGCACTTAAAGAATTAGGAGGTAGTGCTTTAAGAAATGAAATTGAAAATAAGGTTATTGAAATAATGGGTATTACTGAAAAGCAGGTTAGTTATACATACAATAATAATGATAAATCTATAGTGCTTGATAGAATAGGCTGGGCACTATTTTATTTAAAGAAAGGCAAAATACTGAAGAGTGGCGGTCGTTCAATTTGGGAATTAGTCAAAAAAGACCAAAAAGAGATAGATGATGTAAAAGAGTTTATCAAACAGATTAATAAAGAGAGTAGAGAAAAAAAGAAATATCTTGAAGAAGAAAGTATTGAAATAACTCCACAAACAATTGAAGAAGAAAACTTTGATGAAATTCTCTTGAAAAAATTAAAAGAACTCACCCCTCTGGCCTTTGAAAAATTTTGTAAAAAATTACTTGAAAGAACTGGAGTCACAAATGTTGAAGAAACATCCTATTCAAATGATCGTGGTATAGATGGGACTGGTGTATTAAAAATACAAGGTTTGGTCAGTTTGCGTATAGCATATCAGTCAAAAAGATATAACGAAGTCACTGTTGCTTCTAAAACAATTAGAGATTTCCGTGGGTCTCTTCCTTCTAATGTTGATAAAGGTATAGTTATTACCACTGGAAAATTTACTTCGGCAGCAAGGAAAGAAGCAATTAGCTCAGAAAAATCAAAAATTATTGATTTAATTGATGGCGAGGAATTGGTAAATATGATGAAAGAATTTAAAATGGGAGTTGAAACTGAAGACATCAAATCCATAATAAATATTGATGATGAATACTTCAAGCAATTTGAAGAGGGCAAAAAATAA
- a CDS encoding M15 family metallopeptidase: protein MKKQGYFFSYGFLVILIAGGYVFGGYFITKQNQKVGEIQQTLAEIQESVEENEKVISSSVRFTESNIKKLSEGIEEVEDDFDKQQRAVNKFTKKVESVAKIQSTDKEILDKYSREYFLNEHYIPATLVSIPKKYLHGSVTKARIRSEVLDYLRDMLDDAEDDGVDIVVISAYRSFDHQKRIKTATGSPAVADPGLSEHQLGTTVDVVGKTGPLLTIAFADTEQYRWLTKNAHKYGFTLSYPKDNPYYQYEPWHWRFVGVRLAKELNRSGITFYDMNQRDIYEYLEYTFD from the coding sequence ATGAAGAAGCAAGGTTATTTTTTCAGTTATGGCTTTTTGGTAATACTCATCGCTGGTGGGTATGTATTTGGAGGATATTTCATAACAAAACAAAATCAGAAGGTTGGAGAGATACAGCAGACACTCGCAGAAATCCAAGAAAGCGTTGAGGAGAATGAAAAGGTTATATCAAGCAGTGTAAGATTCACCGAGAGCAATATAAAGAAGCTGAGCGAAGGAATTGAGGAGGTTGAGGATGATTTTGATAAACAACAAAGAGCAGTTAATAAATTCACCAAAAAGGTTGAGTCAGTTGCGAAAATACAAAGCACAGATAAGGAAATTTTGGATAAATACTCCAGAGAATACTTTTTGAACGAGCACTACATCCCAGCCACATTGGTGAGCATTCCTAAAAAATATCTACACGGAAGTGTGACAAAAGCAAGGATAAGATCTGAAGTTCTTGATTATCTGAGAGACATGCTTGATGATGCAGAGGATGATGGTGTTGATATAGTTGTTATCTCTGCATATAGATCTTTTGACCATCAAAAGAGGATAAAAACTGCAACGGGTAGTCCGGCGGTCGCAGACCCTGGCTTGTCAGAGCATCAGCTTGGAACAACGGTTGATGTTGTCGGCAAAACTGGTCCGCTACTTACTATTGCTTTTGCAGACACAGAGCAATACAGATGGCTTACAAAAAACGCTCATAAATATGGCTTTACACTCTCCTATCCAAAAGACAATCCGTATTACCAATATGAGCCGTGGCACTGGCGTTTTGTTGGCGTCCGACTCGCAAAAGAATTAAATAGAAGCGGAATTACTTTTTACGATATGAATCAAAGAGATATTTACGAGTATCTTGAGTATACTTTTGATTAG